AGCCATATTTTGGAAACAACGTCAGCCGCCTGCGTGCCGCCGCTTACTATGTATAAATCGTTCGTTTCAAAATCAAATCCGTATTTTTTGGCAAGCCTTTCTTTAAGGCAGTCAACGAGCGGCGGAAAACCCTGAACGGCTCCGTACATAAGAAGCTGTCCAACCTCATTGCTTTCAAGGGCTTCCTGAAAAAACTGCTTCATCTGCTCAACAGGATATGTAGCCGGAGCCGGATTCCCATTTGCAAACGTAATTAAGCCCGGTTTTAAAGCCGCTTCTGCAAACTGCCTGATAACCGATCCTTCAATATGGTTCATGCGGCCTGCTGTTTGGATTTTCATATTCCATTCCTCCCTGTAAATAAATATTTATTTAAATATATACATAAAATACCTTTGAAAAATAATCAAAAAAGCGTTCATTCATGAAAGTTTTTCGCAACTTCCAGCTATAAATGAACGCCTTTGCTCTTATAAATAATATACTACTCAAAAAACTTGATTGTCAATGTTTTTCAACACAATTATTTAATCTGCACGGCAGAAATTTTCATGCGTTTATCCTTTGCCAAAAAAGCAGACATGTTGTTTTTAACCCAGAATGAAATATAAATTTATTCCATCGCTGAAAATATGCCGTATGAAATTTAAAAATCAATAATAAATACCGCGGCTATATATGAAATATTTCCAACCGTATTAAACCTTGATACTATAAATATCCATATAAAACAATATTTATCCTAAAATATTTTAAACCTTCCTAACGGAAATATCCTTGCGGCGATTTTTCCGTCAATCTGATCCTCAGGCACCGCCCCTATGAGCTGTGAACGGCTGTCGTTTGAATTGTTTCTGTTGTCGCCCATAACAAAGTAGGAATCTTCGGGAACCGTAAAAGGATACTCTATATCCCCAATCTGTTCCATAGGCTCTTTAATATATACCTCATCCAGCCTTTCTCCGTTTAAAACCACAAAATAATTGTAGTCTGCATCCTTTTCAACATCAATAACATCTCCCGGAAGCCCTATAACTCTTTTTATTATAGTTTCATAATCAGCGCCTTTGTCATACCAGCATATAACAACATCGCCCCTTTTCGGACTGCCGACAGTGTATGCCAGCTTATTGACAAACACAGTGTCATTGTGTTCAAATTCAGGCTCCATACTTGATCCCTTCACAACCGCTGTTCCGAATACGAAATTTCTGAATATAAACGCCGTTATAATTACCGCCGCAAAAGTCACGGCCCATTCAATAATCTTTTTTCTTTTTTTTGCTTTACGAAGTTCTCCCATACTGTTCACCTCAACAGGCTGTAAATTAACGCGCCGAAAATTTAAGCTTAAAAGCCCGGCGACAGCGTCGCCGGGCTTTTAACATTGGCAATTATCTTAAAACTTCTTTAACTTTAGCAGCTTTGCCAACCCTGTCCCTTAAATAGTTAAGTTTAGCACGCCTTACGATACCGCGTCTGATAACTTCTATTCGATCGATACGCGGGGAATGGAGAGGCCATGTCCTTTCAACGCCTACTCCCGAAGCAATCCTTCTTACAGTGAAAGTTTCGCGAACGCCGCCGTTCTGCCTTTTGATAACGACGCCTTCAAACATCTGAAGCCTTTCCCTTGTGCCCTCGACAACCTTAGCGTAAACGCGTACTGTGTCGCCGACATTAAACTGTGTTACTTCGCCTTTAAGCTGTGCCTGTTCAATACCTTTAATGATATCGTTCATTTCAATTCCTCCTAAATAACCCGGAATGTTCTTGCCGCATCCATACAGCGACAGCGGACCATCCTTATTGCATGCGTATTAAACGCATAATATTTATTTACTATACCATAAATAATCGGCGCCTGCAAGCTTTTTATTTGGCATAACCGCAATTTGCCGCATAAACCGGGGCAATTTTTATATTTTTAATAATTCAAAATGTTTTCCAAATAATTTAAGCTGAAGCTTGCAAAACGCATTAATTTATAACTTTTAAATATATACCTACATTTCCGTAATATCGCCGATTAACCGTCGCAACGCCGTATTATGCCATAATGATTAAAATCAATATTTTATTATTGTTTCGACGTCATATCCTTCTAAAGCTCCGCGTCCATTAAGATCTTCAAGTTCAACAAGGAACACAAGCTTTTTAACTTCCGCTCCCATTTCTTCAAGAAGTTCGGTAATTGCCTTAGCCGTACCGCCCGTTGCAAGCAAATCGTCGATTACAACAACCCTGTCCCCTTTTTTAACGGCGTCTTCATGTATCTCTATTACCGCCTCGCCGTATTCCAGGCCGTATTTCTTGCTCCTTGTTTTCGCAGGGAGCTTGCCTTCTTTCCTCACCATAACAAACCCTTTTTTTAACTTATAAGCCACAGGCATGCCGAATATAAATCCCCGGCTTTCAGGCCCCACAACATAATCAAAATCAATGCCGTCAAGCGCATTTGCAATCATGTCCACCGATTCGCACAAGGCATCCCCGTCTTTTAAAAGCGTGGTTATATCCCTGAATATAATCCCCGGCTTCGGAAAATCTTTTATATTTCGCACTTTATCCGCTAAATTCATCTTAAAACCTCCTATAACCTAAAATCGCTTATATTAAGCTGCACACTGCTCCTGCCAAGATATGTATTAACACCTATGCTGTAAATAATATCGGCTTTCACTCCGTCAAGGCCTTCCAGAACTCTTGCCGTCTTTTCCCTTCCGTAAATTTCGGCACACTGTTTTTCAAAATCCTCAAGGCCTCCGAAGGAAATGCCTTTAATGGAAATTCCAGTTTTTAAGTCTCTGAAACTAATCTGCATTATGTTTTTTTCCTTGCCTACAAGGCGGATCTTTTCGGCAAATACATTTTTTGTTCCGAAAACGGGAGAAGGGTTTGCTTTTCCAAAAGGCGCAAGCTCTGCAAGTTCATCCGCAAGCTTTAAATTTATTTCCGAAAACTCAAGGGCTTTTTCTATATGGATTGACGGGATCATATCCTCTTTCGTAAGGCTGAATTCCAAGTTAAGCCTCCGCCTTAAAATATCAATATTTTCCTTTTTAAGTGAAAGCCCCGCCGCCATAGGATGCCCTCCGAAACGGCAAAAAAGCTCCTTATTCTTTGAAAGCTCCAAAAACATATTATATCCTTCTATGCTCCTTGCCGAACCCTTAGCCATATCTTCGCCCTTTGTAATCACAACGGTCGGTTTATAATATTTTTCCTTTATCCTTCCCGCAACGATGCCAGCTATGCTTTCGTGGATCTCTTCGTCATAAATTACAATAACGTTGTCTTTTCCTATTTCAGTGTTTTCAATAATATCGACAGCCCTCTGGGCCGCCCTTGCAGTTAAAACCTTCCTTTCGGAATTAAGTTCCACAAGCCTTTGCGCAAGCTTTTCCGCCTGCCGCATATCTTCCGTAATAAACAGCTCCACCGACTCGCCCGCGCTTTCAAGCCTGCCCGTCGCATTTACGCATGGCCCGAGTATAAAACCGACATGATATTCGGTTACGGCTCCTTTTTCTATCCCCGCTTTATCAATAAGGGCGCATAATCCGGGATTTTTGCTTTCGTTTATACATTTCAGCCCGTTTTTTGCCATTATCCTGTTTTCGTCAAGCAAATCCACAATATCGCATATAGTCGCCATCGCC
This genomic window from Anaerotignum faecicola contains:
- the lepB gene encoding signal peptidase I: MGELRKAKKRKKIIEWAVTFAAVIITAFIFRNFVFGTAVVKGSSMEPEFEHNDTVFVNKLAYTVGSPKRGDVVICWYDKGADYETIIKRVIGLPGDVIDVEKDADYNYFVVLNGERLDEVYIKEPMEQIGDIEYPFTVPEDSYFVMGDNRNNSNDSRSQLIGAVPEDQIDGKIAARIFPLGRFKIF
- the rplS gene encoding 50S ribosomal protein L19, producing the protein MNDIIKGIEQAQLKGEVTQFNVGDTVRVYAKVVEGTRERLQMFEGVVIKRQNGGVRETFTVRRIASGVGVERTWPLHSPRIDRIEVIRRGIVRRAKLNYLRDRVGKAAKVKEVLR
- a CDS encoding adenine phosphoribosyltransferase: MNLADKVRNIKDFPKPGIIFRDITTLLKDGDALCESVDMIANALDGIDFDYVVGPESRGFIFGMPVAYKLKKGFVMVRKEGKLPAKTRSKKYGLEYGEAVIEIHEDAVKKGDRVVVIDDLLATGGTAKAITELLEEMGAEVKKLVFLVELEDLNGRGALEGYDVETIIKY
- the recJ gene encoding single-stranded-DNA-specific exonuclease RecJ, which codes for MKKWLLRRNKADIGKMAESLHISPVIANILANRGIGTYESAVKYLSCDEDMMYDGYLFKDMDKAVDLIMKAVDAGDKIAVYGDYDVDGVMSSVILYKTLKHFGADVMYYVPHRQKEGYGMNISSIGELKNAGVKVIFACDNGIAAVEEAKAAENSGMTLIILDHHEPPVEFDGEEEKEILPRAAAVVDHKRKDCPYPFKALCAGGMAFKFAKLFFEACGEPFILKDELLGFAAMATICDIVDLLDENRIMAKNGLKCINESKNPGLCALIDKAGIEKGAVTEYHVGFILGPCVNATGRLESAGESVELFITEDMRQAEKLAQRLVELNSERKVLTARAAQRAVDIIENTEIGKDNVIVIYDEEIHESIAGIVAGRIKEKYYKPTVVITKGEDMAKGSARSIEGYNMFLELSKNKELFCRFGGHPMAAGLSLKKENIDILRRRLNLEFSLTKEDMIPSIHIEKALEFSEINLKLADELAELAPFGKANPSPVFGTKNVFAEKIRLVGKEKNIMQISFRDLKTGISIKGISFGGLEDFEKQCAEIYGREKTARVLEGLDGVKADIIYSIGVNTYLGRSSVQLNISDFRL